A portion of the Leptidea sinapis chromosome 27, ilLepSina1.1, whole genome shotgun sequence genome contains these proteins:
- the LOC126972906 gene encoding uncharacterized protein LOC126972906, which produces MASNTATVALQQGTCDMPDRAYVGIQEICGQSLHLLVLISRSGLPPHWWLTVVIWSPIKSGRKKHKLNAFLNLAAWNVRTLLDNENNLCPERKTALIARELSRYNIDIAALSEAHLADSGELCEELGGYTYYWEGKPANERAANGVGFAIRNNIARSLVEPPKGINDRLMTLRLHMAPRKYLHLVSVYAPTMTTPDEDKLQFYENLRDVLLGIPDCDKLILLGDFNARVGTEYIAWKNVLGRHGVGKCNTSGVALLTLCSEFNLSITNTFFRLPNKYKTSWMHPRSGHWHLLDNIIVRRRDLRDVLITRAMRGAQGWTYHRLIRSRMKLYYKPPRRAEHRIPVRHACARLVRDEGLCRELDAEFEAAMPSTDDITSVDASWRTYSTALYCVSQRVIGTPHKKHQDWFDDSDVEVRQRVENYRLALRRVISAGQRKSLQQDLKAKFREQKDSSWRRKAEELQWLVDTSQTAKFFEGLKSVYGPHAKRTAPVYSRDKAKKLTDPNEVLLRWAEHFNEVLNPGSQGADLSYINSLESLPSASGLDDPPSYVEFVTAINRLKNGKSPGSDSLSS; this is translated from the exons ATGGCTTCAAACACGGCGACCGTGGCGCTGCAGCAGGGCACCTGTGACATGCCTGATAGGGCGTATGTCGGGATCCAAGAGATATGCGGCCAGTCACTGCATCTTCTAGTGCTAATCAGTCGTAGCGGACTTCCGCCCCACTG GTGGCTAACCGTGGTCATCTGGTCACCAATTAAAAGCGGTCGAaagaaacataaattaaatgcaTTCTTAAATTTAGCTGCGTGGAACGTAAGAACGCTACTGGACAATGAAAACAACCTCTGTCCTGAGAGGAAAACTGCACTCATAGCGCGTGAATTGTCCCGCTATAACATCGACATAGCCGCACTCAGTGAGGCACATTTAGCGGATAGCGGTGAGCTCTGTGAGGAATTGGGTGGATATACGTATTACTGGGAGGGTAAACCTGCAAATGAACGAGCCGCAAATGGTGTTGGATTTGCGATCCGAAACAACATTGCTAGATCGCTAGTGGAGCCTCCAAAAGGGATCAATGACAGGCTCATGACACTACGACTCCACATGGCTCCCAGGAAATACCTACATCTTGTAAGCGTGTATGCGCCTACTATGACAACACCTGATGAGGACAAACTTCAATTTTATGAGAATCTGCGTGATGTTTTGCTGGGGATTCCAGATTGTGACAAGTTGATTCTGCTGGGTGACTTTAATGCGCGTGTCGGCACAGAATATATCGCCTGGAAGAACGTACTGGGGAGACATGGAGTAGGTAAGTGCAACACCAGCGGTGTTGCTCTCCTGACGTTATGCTCCGAATTCAACCTCAGCATAACAAACACATTCTTCAGGCTACCCAATAAATACAAGACATCTTGGATGCACCCACGCTCTGGGCACTGGCATCTTCTTGATAACATCATTGTACGCCGGCGAGACCTGAGAGATGTACTTATTACAAGAGCAATGCGTGGTGCCCAAGGCTGGACTTACCATCGTCTTATTAGATCCAGGATGAAGCTTTACTACAAGCCTCCGCGTAGAGCAGAACACAGGATTCCAGTTCGACATGCTTGTGCGCGTTTGGTGCGTGATGAGGGACTGTGTCGTGAGCTAGATGCGGAATTTGAGGCAGCAATGCCCAGCACTGATGATATTACCTCAGTGGATGCCAGCTGGCGTACATATTCCACGGCTCTCTATTGTGTTTCTCAGCGAGTTATTGGCACACCACATAAAAAACATCAAGACTGGTTCGATGATTCTGATGTGGAAGTACGGCAGCGTGTTGAAAACTATCGTCTAGCTCTAAGAAGAGTCATCAGTGCAGGGCAGCGCAAGTCTCTTCAGCAGGATCTTAAAGCAAAGTTCCGAGAACAAAAGGATAGTTCGTGGCGCCGTAAAGCCGAAGAACTACAATGGTTAGTTGACACTAGCCAAACAGCAAAATTTTTCGAAGGGCTAAAATCCGTTTACGGACCCCACGCTAAAAGGACTGCCCCTGTTTACTCGCGAGATAAAGCTAAGAAGTTGACAGATCCAAATGAGGTTCTTCTTCGTTGGGCTGAACATTTTAATGAAGTGCTCAATCCTGGTAGTCAAGGAGCAGATCTGTCTTACATTAATTCACTTGAGAGCTTGCCATCTGCTTCGGGCTTGGATGACCCGCCTTCGTACGTCGAGTTCGTTACTGCGATCAACCGTTTAAAAAATGGTAAATCACCTGGTTCGGACAGTCTGTCTtcttaa